In one Pseudomonas sp. 31-12 genomic region, the following are encoded:
- a CDS encoding GNAT family N-acetyltransferase — MSAVLHVRDVLPVEVESVRLFLEQNGWAHRLGSTDHFAQLIANSQRTALAVKDSHIVGFARGITDDLSNGYLSMVVVSGQHRREGVGRALVEHVMGENTDITWVLRAGREGAAEFFSRLGFEPSSIAMERPRSR; from the coding sequence GTGAGTGCCGTCCTGCATGTCCGCGATGTACTGCCCGTGGAAGTGGAATCCGTGCGGCTTTTTCTTGAGCAGAACGGATGGGCTCATCGCCTGGGATCAACTGACCATTTTGCGCAGTTGATCGCCAACTCCCAACGCACAGCGCTTGCCGTGAAGGACTCCCACATCGTCGGGTTTGCCCGTGGCATTACCGACGACCTGTCCAACGGTTATCTGTCGATGGTTGTCGTGTCCGGGCAGCATCGACGTGAAGGCGTTGGTCGGGCGCTGGTCGAGCATGTCATGGGCGAGAACACCGACATCACCTGGGTTCTGCGCGCTGGCCGCGAAGGCGCTGCGGAATTCTTTTCGCGCCTGGGTTTTGAACCGTCGAGCATCGCGATGGAGCGCCCACGCAGTCGATAG
- a CDS encoding response regulator gives MNSLLIVDDDVEVLDLLKKFFVQHGYSVEVATDGASLWAAIERQPPDLIILDVMLPGDSGLILCQQLRIRYAMPVIMLTAMGELSDRVVGLELGADDYLTKPFDARELLARVRAVLRRVDERRPVVQERPRPLIDFADWHLDVTRRELRSPDNVMIPLSAGEFDLLLVFVEHPQRILTREQLLDLARGHCHDAFDRSIDVQISRLRRKLESDTKRPAMIRTVRNGGYLFTPSVTRR, from the coding sequence GTGAACAGCCTTTTAATTGTGGACGACGACGTTGAAGTCCTCGATCTGCTGAAAAAATTCTTCGTACAACACGGTTACAGCGTCGAGGTCGCCACCGACGGCGCGTCGCTGTGGGCGGCCATCGAGCGACAGCCGCCGGACCTGATCATTCTTGACGTGATGTTGCCAGGTGACAGTGGATTGATCCTGTGCCAGCAACTGCGGATTCGCTACGCCATGCCGGTGATCATGCTGACCGCCATGGGCGAACTCAGCGACCGGGTCGTCGGCCTCGAACTCGGCGCCGATGATTACCTGACCAAACCCTTCGACGCTCGCGAACTGCTGGCCCGGGTACGCGCCGTGTTGCGGCGCGTGGACGAGCGCCGCCCGGTCGTGCAGGAGCGCCCGCGGCCACTGATCGACTTCGCCGACTGGCACCTCGACGTCACCCGCCGTGAACTGCGTTCGCCGGACAACGTGATGATCCCGCTCTCGGCCGGTGAGTTCGACTTGCTGCTGGTCTTCGTCGAACACCCCCAGCGCATCCTCACCCGCGAGCAGTTGCTGGACCTGGCGCGCGGGCATTGCCATGACGCGTTTGATCGCAGCATTGATGTGCAAATCAGCCGCCTGCGCCGCAAACTCGAGTCCGACACCAAGCGCCCGGCGATGATTCGCACGGTGCGCAATGGCGGTTACCTGTTCACCCCCAGCGTGACGCGGCGATGA
- a CDS encoding LysR family transcriptional regulator — translation MDLFQAMTVYVRVVEAGSMTAAAQQCEMSTTMVGNHLRALEQRLGVRLLNRTTRRQRLTEFGSAYYQRCLEVLGLVEDSERLAEQSQDTPSGTLRITAPLTFGTEKLAPALSEFALRYPQVKLDVVLTNGRPDLLENGLDVAFRLGAIEPSNLIARPLIDYTLTMCASKSYLARRGTPEKPEDLQHHDCLSFAYPVGDDWQSVEKQWRLSGPEGEVMVAVKGPMLINSSAGLHQAARTGMGIVMLPDALVEQDLLNGKLVALMQNYQLPSRPMHLVYAQDRYRLPKLRRFVDFAMQLWAKH, via the coding sequence ATGGATTTGTTCCAGGCAATGACGGTTTACGTCCGAGTGGTCGAAGCCGGCAGCATGACCGCCGCCGCCCAGCAGTGCGAAATGTCGACAACCATGGTCGGCAATCACCTGCGCGCGCTGGAGCAACGTCTGGGTGTGCGCTTGTTGAATCGGACGACACGGCGCCAGCGACTGACGGAATTCGGCTCCGCCTATTACCAGCGCTGCCTGGAGGTGCTGGGGTTGGTGGAGGATTCCGAGCGGCTGGCCGAACAGAGCCAGGACACGCCGAGCGGGACCTTGCGGATCACGGCGCCGTTGACCTTCGGCACTGAAAAGCTTGCGCCGGCGCTTAGCGAATTCGCCCTGCGTTACCCGCAAGTCAAACTGGACGTGGTGCTCACCAACGGGCGACCCGACCTTCTAGAGAACGGTCTCGACGTGGCTTTTCGCCTAGGCGCAATCGAACCGTCCAACCTGATCGCCCGCCCGCTCATCGACTACACGCTGACCATGTGCGCCTCGAAATCTTATCTGGCACGCCGGGGCACACCGGAAAAACCCGAAGACCTGCAACATCACGACTGCTTGTCTTTCGCTTACCCGGTCGGCGATGACTGGCAATCCGTGGAAAAGCAGTGGCGCCTGAGCGGGCCGGAAGGCGAAGTCATGGTGGCCGTCAAAGGCCCGATGCTGATCAACAGTTCGGCGGGGCTTCATCAGGCCGCTCGAACCGGGATGGGCATCGTGATGTTGCCCGATGCGTTGGTCGAGCAGGATTTGCTGAACGGAAAACTGGTGGCGTTGATGCAGAACTATCAATTGCCGAGCCGGCCGATGCACTTGGTGTACGCCCAGGATCGCTACCGCTTGCCGAAATTACGTCGCTTCGTCGACTTTGCCATGCAGTTGTGGGCCAAGCACTAG
- a CDS encoding VOC family protein gives MFARSKLVPELMVTDIKKSLHFWTSLIGFKIAYERPEAGFAYLDKNGVQIMLEQYAPDEGQWMTGALEAPFGRGINFQITVDLVEPILKRLADVEWPLFRPCADVWYRADAVEVGQREFLVQDPDGYLVRFVESLGERVCLSGC, from the coding sequence ATGTTTGCACGGAGCAAGTTGGTGCCCGAACTGATGGTCACCGACATCAAGAAAAGCCTGCATTTCTGGACCTCATTAATCGGTTTCAAGATCGCCTACGAGCGTCCGGAAGCGGGTTTCGCCTACCTCGATAAAAACGGCGTGCAGATCATGCTGGAGCAATACGCGCCGGACGAAGGCCAGTGGATGACGGGGGCATTGGAAGCGCCGTTTGGCCGGGGCATCAACTTTCAGATCACTGTTGATCTTGTCGAACCGATACTCAAACGATTGGCGGATGTTGAATGGCCGCTGTTTCGTCCCTGCGCCGACGTCTGGTATCGCGCCGATGCGGTGGAAGTCGGGCAGCGGGAATTTCTGGTGCAGGACCCGGATGGGTATCTGGTTCGGTTCGTGGAGAGTTTGGGGGAGCGGGTGTGTTTGTCAGGTTGTTGA
- the msrA gene encoding peptide-methionine (S)-S-oxide reductase MsrA, producing the protein MKIPVVWRRTLLGLAAAGVIGQCSAFSFGAAEEAVIIPPPALDETTQAHSETAVFAGGCFWGVQGVFQHVKGVKQAVSGYAGGEANTARYERVSDGDTGHAESVEVTFDPSQVSYGTLLQIYFSVAHNPTELNRQGPDSGTQYRSAIFPANTEQQRVAQAYIAQLDAAHSFNKPIVTKLETYNGFYPAEEEHQDFLTEHPTYPYIVINDLPKVAQLKQLYPDRYQEKPVLVKSGM; encoded by the coding sequence ATGAAGATCCCAGTTGTATGGCGCCGTACCTTGTTGGGTTTGGCAGCCGCTGGCGTCATCGGCCAATGCTCGGCGTTCTCTTTCGGTGCAGCGGAGGAGGCGGTCATCATCCCGCCGCCTGCCCTGGACGAAACCACTCAGGCCCACAGTGAAACCGCAGTCTTTGCTGGCGGTTGCTTCTGGGGCGTCCAAGGGGTGTTCCAGCACGTCAAAGGCGTGAAACAAGCCGTCTCCGGGTACGCCGGCGGTGAAGCGAACACCGCTCGGTATGAGCGCGTCAGCGACGGCGATACCGGTCATGCGGAATCGGTCGAGGTCACTTTCGATCCGTCGCAGGTCAGTTACGGCACCTTGCTGCAGATCTATTTCTCAGTGGCGCACAACCCCACCGAGTTGAACCGCCAAGGCCCCGACAGCGGCACCCAGTATCGGTCGGCAATCTTCCCGGCGAACACTGAACAGCAGCGCGTCGCCCAGGCCTACATTGCCCAGCTCGACGCCGCCCATTCGTTCAACAAACCCATTGTGACCAAGCTTGAAACCTACAACGGTTTTTACCCGGCGGAGGAGGAGCATCAGGACTTTCTGACCGAGCACCCGACGTATCCATACATCGTGATCAATGACCTGCCGAAAGTGGCGCAGCTGAAGCAGCTGTACCCGGATCGGTATCAGGAGAAACCGGTGCTGGTGAAGTCGGGGATGTGA
- a CDS encoding VacJ family lipoprotein: MLPFKCAPWLARNTSIAVLAAGLAGCSSQPPASATVACAEISYSVYDPVEPFNRGVFAFNRVADDYALAPVARGYRYLPDFFQTGVHNFVANFGEPKVFINDLLQGNPMRSVNTLGRFALNTTVGVVGLIDVSGMAGIPRHDADFGQTFGVWGIGGGPIVELPLFGTSNSRDAAGRVLSFVVDPFGSNSDTVDTLSTINTVGGIVDGRAEALPLTDSLQKLPDYYSALRNVVAEHRAAYVADGKQGLAQTTKPQCEGAPADGF; the protein is encoded by the coding sequence ATGTTGCCTTTCAAATGTGCTCCCTGGCTGGCCCGCAACACTTCGATTGCCGTGCTGGCCGCAGGGCTGGCGGGTTGCAGCAGCCAACCGCCCGCGTCCGCCACGGTGGCCTGCGCCGAAATCAGCTATTCGGTGTACGACCCGGTGGAGCCGTTCAACCGCGGCGTCTTCGCCTTCAATCGGGTGGCCGATGACTATGCCTTGGCGCCGGTCGCTCGTGGCTATCGTTACTTGCCGGACTTTTTCCAGACGGGTGTGCATAACTTCGTGGCGAACTTTGGCGAACCCAAGGTCTTTATCAATGACCTGCTGCAAGGCAACCCGATGCGCTCGGTCAACACGTTGGGGCGTTTCGCGCTCAATACCACGGTGGGTGTGGTGGGCTTGATCGATGTGTCCGGCATGGCCGGCATCCCGCGTCACGACGCGGACTTTGGACAGACGTTTGGCGTGTGGGGCATCGGCGGCGGTCCGATCGTCGAGCTGCCATTGTTCGGCACCTCGAACAGCCGCGATGCGGCCGGGCGAGTGCTGAGTTTTGTGGTCGACCCGTTCGGCAGCAACAGCGACACCGTGGATACGCTGTCCACCATCAATACGGTCGGCGGCATCGTCGATGGTCGAGCAGAAGCGTTACCGCTGACCGACAGCCTGCAAAAACTGCCGGATTACTACAGCGCGTTGCGCAACGTGGTGGCCGAGCATCGTGCCGCTTATGTGGCGGATGGCAAACAAGGCTTAGCGCAAACCACCAAACCTCAATGCGAAGGAGCACCGGCCGATGGTTTCTGA
- a CDS encoding adenylate kinase, whose amino-acid sequence MDLTRTLIIGNSGAGKSWLAKRLAEQLHAPRTDLDRVHWVSDECSIARPRPEALAMARVAADEPRWVIEGVYGWIVNELIHRATALVWLCVDDESCVANIRQRENRQDNDELLIALLEWAGSYRVREDSSGFSAHRQLFEGFNGSKIRLMDRSEIAAFANTPPDSSHGF is encoded by the coding sequence ATGGACCTCACCCGAACCCTGATCATCGGCAACTCTGGCGCTGGCAAAAGTTGGCTGGCTAAACGACTGGCTGAGCAACTGCATGCGCCACGGACCGATCTTGACCGGGTTCATTGGGTGTCGGATGAATGCAGCATCGCCCGCCCTCGCCCCGAAGCACTCGCCATGGCGCGCGTCGCGGCGGATGAACCGCGCTGGGTGATCGAAGGGGTGTACGGCTGGATCGTCAACGAACTTATCCACCGCGCCACTGCGCTTGTCTGGCTGTGTGTTGACGACGAAAGCTGCGTCGCCAATATTCGCCAGCGAGAAAACCGGCAGGACAACGACGAGTTGCTGATCGCGTTGCTGGAATGGGCCGGCAGTTACCGTGTTCGCGAAGACTCCAGTGGGTTTTCCGCACACCGGCAATTGTTCGAAGGATTCAACGGTTCAAAAATCAGGCTCATGGATCGGAGTGAAATCGCGGCCTTCGCGAACACCCCTCCCGACTCATCTCACGGTTTTTAA
- a CDS encoding ATP-binding protein — MIWLKRIRRDTVARWIALTIILAMLISLALNGLFIQLAGVWARPPLTETGLLDKMAAITRIIQAAPAPLRSQMAQAVSDDGFTVSWHLDRRELDLPPVEDLDSEIGSTVLQPLLKFAGRIQVYEPSDWTENSADAHYALLIELPDHSWLSFAAHSRNWGLDDTPRYLIVILLVLISTTLVTLIATRRLATPLQHFTEGARRFGVDFRAPPIEPLGPQEIRQAILAFNAMQAQLQHFIRDRTQMLAAISHDLRAPLTRMRLRGEFIEDSEQQQRLFRDVDEMQAMINSALEFFRDDARLEPATQFDLAELLQTLLDDYRDQGVEMAFSGPLRLVYFGRPLGLKRVMTNLLDNAIKYGSEPTIELIPDAGEVRIKVLDRGPGIPEASLEQVFAPFFRMEGSRNKSTGGVGLGLSAARAIVLEHGGELKLRNRSKGGLEALVVLPVHPV, encoded by the coding sequence ATGATCTGGCTGAAGCGGATTCGCCGGGACACGGTGGCGCGTTGGATCGCCCTGACCATCATTCTGGCGATGCTCATTTCTCTGGCGCTCAATGGACTGTTTATACAATTGGCCGGCGTGTGGGCACGTCCGCCGCTGACCGAAACCGGGCTGCTCGATAAAATGGCCGCCATCACCCGCATCATCCAGGCCGCCCCGGCGCCGCTGCGCAGTCAAATGGCGCAAGCCGTCAGCGATGATGGCTTCACCGTTAGCTGGCACCTTGATCGGCGTGAACTCGATCTGCCACCGGTGGAGGATCTGGACTCCGAAATCGGCTCGACCGTCCTGCAGCCGCTGCTTAAATTCGCCGGTCGAATCCAGGTCTATGAGCCGTCTGACTGGACGGAAAACTCGGCGGACGCGCATTACGCGCTGCTGATCGAACTGCCGGACCACTCTTGGTTGAGTTTCGCCGCACACTCGCGCAATTGGGGCCTCGACGATACGCCACGCTACCTGATCGTCATCCTGCTGGTGCTGATCTCCACCACCCTCGTCACACTGATTGCCACTCGCCGCCTCGCCACACCTTTGCAACACTTCACCGAAGGCGCACGGCGTTTCGGCGTGGACTTCCGCGCCCCACCCATCGAACCCCTCGGCCCCCAGGAAATCCGCCAGGCGATCCTCGCCTTCAATGCCATGCAGGCGCAGTTGCAACACTTCATCCGCGACCGCACGCAAATGCTCGCCGCGATCTCCCACGACCTGCGCGCGCCCCTGACGAGGATGCGCTTGCGCGGGGAATTCATTGAAGACAGCGAGCAACAGCAACGGCTGTTTCGTGACGTGGATGAAATGCAGGCAATGATTAATTCGGCGCTGGAATTCTTCCGGGATGATGCGCGGCTGGAACCGGCGACCCAGTTTGATCTGGCTGAACTGCTGCAAACCTTGCTGGATGATTATCGCGATCAAGGTGTTGAGATGGCCTTCAGCGGGCCGTTGCGGCTGGTGTATTTCGGGCGACCGCTGGGGCTTAAGCGGGTGATGACCAATCTGCTGGATAACGCGATCAAGTACGGGAGTGAGCCGACGATTGAGCTGATCCCTGATGCCGGGGAAGTGCGGATCAAAGTACTGGACCGTGGGCCGGGGATTCCGGAGGCCAGCCTTGAACAAGTGTTCGCGCCGTTCTTTCGCATGGAAGGATCGCGAAACAAAAGCACCGGCGGCGTGGGCTTGGGATTATCGGCGGCGCGGGCGATAGTGTTGGAGCACGGCGGGGAACTGAAACTGCGTAATCGGTCGAAGGGCGGGCTGGAAGCGTTGGTGGTGTTGCCGGTGCATCCGGTTTAG
- a CDS encoding aspartate aminotransferase family protein produces the protein MTAACLMTTYQPLALSFSKGLGTRLWDQAGREYLDAVAGVAVTNVGHSHPKIVSAISEQAGLLLHTSNLYSIDWQQRLAQKLTKLSGMERAFFNNSGAEANETALKLARLYGWHKGVEQPLVVVMENAFHGRTLGTLSASDGPAVRLGFNELPGDFVKVPFGDLNALEKVQQAHGPRIVAILMEPIQGESGVQLAPPGYLKAVRERCNRRGWLMMLDEIQTGIGRTGQWFAFQHEGIVPDVMTLAKGLGNGIPIGACLARGKAAELFTPGSHGSTFGGNPLACRVGCTVLDIVEEQGLLENARLQGERLLARMRAELADDPNVLAIRGQGLMIGIELKQPIRDLTLIAARDHGLLINVTRGKTIRLLPPLTLDEREVEMIVRGVCRALITA, from the coding sequence ATGACCGCCGCCTGCCTGATGACCACTTACCAACCCCTGGCCCTGAGTTTCAGCAAAGGCCTGGGCACTCGACTGTGGGATCAGGCGGGTCGTGAATATCTGGACGCGGTGGCCGGTGTGGCGGTGACCAATGTCGGCCACTCTCATCCCAAAATCGTGTCGGCGATCAGCGAACAGGCCGGGCTGCTGTTGCACACCTCCAATCTCTACAGCATCGACTGGCAGCAGCGGTTGGCGCAGAAGCTGACGAAGCTGTCCGGCATGGAACGGGCGTTTTTCAACAACTCCGGTGCCGAAGCCAATGAAACCGCGCTGAAACTCGCACGGCTTTACGGCTGGCACAAAGGCGTCGAGCAGCCGCTGGTGGTGGTCATGGAGAACGCCTTTCATGGCCGGACGCTGGGCACGTTATCCGCCAGCGACGGCCCGGCCGTGCGCTTGGGATTCAATGAATTGCCCGGCGATTTCGTCAAAGTGCCCTTCGGCGACCTCAACGCGCTGGAAAAGGTGCAGCAAGCCCACGGCCCGCGCATTGTGGCGATTCTGATGGAACCGATTCAGGGCGAAAGCGGCGTGCAGTTAGCGCCTCCCGGTTACCTGAAAGCCGTGCGCGAACGGTGCAACCGGCGCGGCTGGCTGATGATGCTCGACGAAATCCAGACCGGCATCGGTCGTACCGGCCAGTGGTTCGCCTTCCAGCACGAAGGCATCGTTCCGGACGTCATGACCCTGGCCAAGGGCCTCGGCAACGGCATCCCCATCGGCGCCTGCCTGGCCCGGGGCAAAGCCGCCGAGCTGTTCACCCCCGGCAGCCATGGCAGCACCTTCGGCGGCAATCCGCTGGCGTGCCGCGTCGGCTGCACGGTGCTGGACATCGTCGAAGAACAAGGCCTGCTGGAAAACGCCCGACTCCAGGGCGAACGCCTGCTGGCCAGAATGCGCGCCGAACTGGCCGACGACCCGAACGTCCTGGCGATTCGTGGCCAAGGCCTGATGATCGGCATCGAGCTCAAGCAACCGATCCGCGACCTGACCCTGATCGCCGCACGGGACCACGGCTTGCTGATCAACGTGACACGGGGCAAGACCATTCGCCTGCTGCCACCGTTGACGCTTGATGAGCGGGAAGTGGAGATGATTGTCAGAGGGGTTTGTCGGGCTCTAATCACCGCCTAG
- a CDS encoding alkaline phosphatase D family protein codes for MPMSSPFPDSHRSLPPVLAGPLLRRLEPTRLVFWLVGSRALSLTLRLQDVGDIRLDAGQCTVIPIGKHAFVHLIDVPLTTALPCDTLIDYDLLIDDAAAGIADWAPHLLYGEARCPNFVLRSRIDQLMHGSCRKPHHPAADGLLCVDRFLATEHVATERPALLMMSGDQVYADDVAGPTLRAIHALIEQLGLFEEHLEGAVVSDSAKLYEHPASYYHRADLLPALESNKTLRERFFGGARKPIFTSSSADNHLVTFAEVMAMYLLVWSPTPWTLIAPQPPALTPERQKRYALEQTRIDDFKAGLGGVARAMAHLPCLMIFDDHDITDDWNLSAQWEETAYGHPFSKRIIGNALLAYMLCQGWGNNPDAFGGVLEKARLLSATGHDHYLDSDAQDALIDELLVFQHWHYVLPTSPALVVIDTRTRRWRSEMNIKQPSGLLDWEALSELQQELLDHPSAIIVSPAPIFGVKLIETVQRVFSWCGYPLLVDAENWMAHRGAAQVILNIFRHSRTPGNYVVLSGDVHYSFVYEVLIRHRKAGPRIWQITSSGIKNEFPPALLEWFDRLNRWLYSPRSPLNWLTKRRRMRIIPHTPEHAEAGERLWNSAGIGQVFFNEKGQPQEIYQHNSNGAPKTRMIAPDNDD; via the coding sequence ATGCCCATGTCTTCGCCATTCCCCGACAGCCATCGCTCTCTGCCTCCGGTCCTCGCCGGCCCGCTGTTGCGGCGTCTGGAGCCCACGCGCCTGGTGTTCTGGCTGGTGGGAAGCCGGGCCTTGTCACTGACCTTGCGCCTGCAAGACGTCGGCGACATTCGCCTCGACGCCGGGCAATGCACGGTCATCCCGATTGGCAAGCATGCCTTCGTTCATCTGATCGATGTGCCGCTGACGACCGCCCTGCCCTGCGACACCCTGATCGACTATGACCTGCTGATAGATGACGCGGCGGCCGGTATTGCCGACTGGGCGCCTCATCTGCTGTATGGCGAAGCCCGTTGCCCGAATTTCGTGTTGCGCTCGCGCATTGATCAGTTAATGCACGGTTCCTGCCGTAAACCTCACCACCCGGCAGCCGACGGCTTGCTGTGCGTCGATCGTTTTCTGGCGACAGAACATGTCGCGACAGAGCGCCCGGCCCTGCTGATGATGAGCGGAGATCAGGTCTACGCCGACGACGTCGCCGGCCCGACGTTGCGAGCGATCCATGCCCTGATCGAGCAACTGGGATTATTCGAAGAACACCTCGAAGGCGCGGTGGTCAGCGACAGCGCCAAGCTCTACGAGCACCCTGCCAGTTACTACCATCGCGCGGATTTGTTACCGGCGCTTGAGAGCAACAAAACCCTGCGCGAACGATTTTTCGGCGGGGCGCGTAAGCCGATTTTCACCAGCAGCAGTGCCGACAACCATCTGGTGACGTTCGCCGAAGTCATGGCCATGTACCTGCTGGTCTGGTCGCCGACACCCTGGACGCTGATCGCGCCACAACCCCCGGCGCTGACGCCCGAAAGACAAAAGCGTTATGCCCTTGAGCAAACCCGTATCGATGACTTCAAGGCAGGGCTGGGCGGTGTCGCGCGTGCGATGGCGCATCTGCCGTGCTTGATGATTTTCGACGACCATGACATCACCGATGACTGGAATCTGTCCGCGCAATGGGAGGAAACGGCCTACGGCCATCCGTTCTCCAAGCGCATCATCGGCAACGCGCTGCTCGCCTACATGCTGTGCCAGGGCTGGGGTAACAACCCGGATGCGTTCGGCGGTGTGCTGGAAAAAGCCCGCTTATTGAGTGCCACCGGGCATGACCACTATCTCGACAGCGATGCTCAGGACGCTCTGATCGATGAGCTGCTGGTTTTTCAACACTGGCATTACGTGCTGCCGACCAGCCCGGCGCTGGTGGTCATCGACACCCGCACCCGACGCTGGCGCAGCGAGATGAATATCAAACAACCCTCGGGTCTGCTGGACTGGGAAGCGCTCAGCGAACTGCAACAGGAACTGCTCGATCACCCGTCGGCGATCATCGTTTCGCCGGCGCCGATCTTCGGCGTCAAACTGATCGAAACCGTGCAACGCGTCTTCAGCTGGTGCGGTTATCCCCTGCTGGTCGACGCGGAAAACTGGATGGCCCATCGCGGCGCGGCGCAGGTGATCCTGAACATTTTCCGACACTCGCGCACACCGGGTAACTACGTGGTGCTGTCGGGCGATGTGCATTATTCCTTCGTCTACGAAGTCCTGATCCGACACCGCAAGGCCGGTCCGAGGATCTGGCAGATCACCAGCAGCGGCATCAAGAACGAATTCCCGCCCGCACTGCTCGAATGGTTCGACCGCCTCAACCGCTGGCTCTACTCACCGCGTTCGCCCCTGAACTGGCTGACCAAACGCCGCCGCATGCGCATCATCCCGCACACCCCCGAACATGCTGAAGCGGGCGAACGGTTGTGGAATTCGGCGGGGATCGGCCAAGTGTTCTTCAATGAGAAAGGACAACCGCAGGAAATCTATCAGCACAACTCAAACGGTGCGCCGAAGACGCGGATGATTGCGCCTGACAACGACGACTGA
- a CDS encoding sensor domain-containing diguanylate cyclase, giving the protein MGEASSIEPLKFNVSDLNEDMLHTILELVSDGIWDWNANTGFVYRNPGWYEMLGYAPHSLDNTVFTWENVMHPDDYPRVMTVFDDYLNQRAPGYQAEYRCRKQDGSYIWIEDRGYVLARNADGSVARMVGAHRSIEDKKRLFEEMERRNQSLEAIVEERTRELSRVNQQLQIQLEENRKLAETDALTSIANRYRLEKTLPQECDRAQRFRQPLSLIAMDIDDFKNINDHYGHALGDAALVQVVKSVKRCVRYGDLLARWGGDEFIMILPNTSLADARSFAEQIRHGLSSLPPVGEFQVTMSFGVVQRFEEEQQTGLLARADQALYRSKVAGKNVISG; this is encoded by the coding sequence ATGGGTGAGGCATCAAGTATCGAGCCGTTGAAATTCAATGTGTCGGATTTGAACGAGGACATGTTGCACACCATTCTGGAACTGGTCAGTGATGGCATATGGGACTGGAACGCCAACACCGGGTTCGTCTACCGCAATCCCGGGTGGTACGAAATGCTCGGCTACGCGCCTCACTCCCTGGACAACACCGTGTTTACCTGGGAAAACGTGATGCACCCCGATGACTACCCGCGGGTGATGACGGTGTTTGATGATTACCTGAATCAACGAGCGCCGGGCTACCAGGCTGAGTATCGCTGCCGCAAGCAGGACGGCAGTTATATCTGGATCGAAGATCGCGGCTACGTGCTGGCACGCAATGCCGACGGATCGGTGGCGCGGATGGTCGGTGCGCACCGCAGTATCGAAGACAAGAAACGTCTCTTCGAGGAAATGGAGCGGCGCAATCAATCCCTTGAAGCCATCGTCGAAGAACGCACCCGCGAGTTGTCGCGGGTCAATCAGCAGCTGCAAATTCAATTGGAAGAAAACCGCAAACTGGCGGAAACCGATGCACTGACATCGATTGCCAATCGCTATCGTCTGGAAAAAACCCTGCCCCAGGAATGCGACCGTGCCCAGCGCTTTCGGCAGCCACTGTCACTGATTGCGATGGACATCGACGACTTCAAGAACATCAACGATCACTACGGCCATGCCCTGGGAGATGCGGCGTTGGTGCAGGTCGTCAAGAGCGTAAAACGCTGCGTGCGCTACGGCGACCTATTGGCGCGCTGGGGCGGCGACGAGTTCATCATGATCCTGCCCAATACGTCGCTGGCCGACGCCAGATCCTTCGCCGAGCAAATTCGACATGGCCTGTCGAGCCTTCCGCCTGTGGGAGAGTTTCAGGTCACCATGAGTTTTGGCGTAGTCCAGCGCTTTGAAGAAGAGCAACAAACCGGTCTTCTGGCCAGAGCCGATCAGGCGCTGTATCGGTCAAAAGTCGCGGGCAAGAATGTGATTTCCGGGTGA